The DNA segment CGTACGTGCAGTTTATCGATAAGCCGATCTTTATGTAAGTGGGGGGAATTTCTCAAAACGCAGTACTTATGGAACTTATATTACAGTGAACATAATATAGATGCGGTAAGGTTTAATAAAAATTCATTCCGATCAATATTGATCAATAATTTCACATTTCACTTTTGTACACATAACGCTTGGCGTTCACTTTGAGTTCAACATAACATCGCGGCAAGCTTACCTGATAAATTTCTTCTAAATTAATGCTCTAGCTTTACGGTACAGGACCGCTAACAGTACGGCACTCGAGACTAGTAGTATTGTAAGTCCTAATTTCCTTGTGCTTAATTGAGAGGGTGCATTATCACACTCGGCTTGCTCGTTCAGCACCGACTGAATATCGGTCAGCTTCGCGGCAATCTTATCGACCGCCTGCAAGGAAAACTCCGACGCGTAAAAGCGATCATCCAGCAGCACGTTTTGCGGGaaatttgtttgcgtttttagCTTTACCAGCTCAATCATGCAACGTATCGCTTCCACGTGCTCCGAGCTGTTCTTAAACACTGTCCGTGCGTATTCGTTGGGGTTGAATTCGTTCCGCAGTACGCTACAGTAGAAAGAGAATGGGttgctttaaaaaatcattctaAAAGTAGCATGAAGACGGTTTCGCTCACCTGTCGTACAGTCTCGTTTGATTCGATAGCGTCGATAGCTCCGATAATATTTCCTCAATCGCCTTGCTGTTGCTCATGCCCATGAGGCGCAAATCTTCCTCCACCAAACCGCTGAGCTGGTTGTACTTGACGCCACATTGTCTACAAACAGGTAAGATTGGGTTACAACAGCATCGTTCCTCGTGGCCGACGACCATTGCGAAGGAAAAGCAGCCTACAAACACACTTACCGTAGCACGTCGGTAAGATTTTCCGTATCGTAATTGACGCTGCTCAGCAGAATCGCTACCGGATCGTAGTATTCCGTGATCGCTTCACTTTCCGTGcaattttgctgcattttgtCCATGTTTGCAGGCATTTGCTGGTAGTTAGGGCAAACGTAAACAACCGCTTGCCGGCAAAATCACAAAACTGACCAAAACAACAAGGTGCGCACGCGCATGGTCGAAAGAAGACACCGCTTTTCTATGCATCTTGTGCGGGGTTGATTTCAACTGTCAAACGGCTGTCAACTGGCGAACCCGTCGGCGTTGGTTTGTTTATGTGAAAAGTTTCGTATTTTTCTGCAAAAGCTATTTGTTTTGAGTGAGTTCGGGACGATAATTTTGTGTTTGATGtgtaaaatataaattctTCATTCTAGGTAAGATAATATAATGCTACCGTTTGTGGGTTGAAAAGGTATTAACCCCAAAATCAACCCCTCGTTTTTGGTATGCATAGTGCGCAATAGTGGCCTTGTCCCCGTGGCATTGAGCATCGTGTTCATTCAAAACATTTAATTGCTGATTATCCGTAgtaaattgtaataaaatcaTATTCTCCATGTTGATTGCCCTTTGCAGTTAAGCTTTACGCACCCGTCCCCGTGTGTAACAGCCGCCATCATGATCGATGATCCGCATTTCATCGATGCCATGGTGCATGAGCTCAAGTCTCAAGGTCTTTTCGATCAGTTCCGGAAAGAGTGTTTGGCCGACGTGGACACGAAGCCCGCCTATCAGAACCTGCGGCAGCGCGTGGAAGGGACGGTGAACAAGTTTCTCGGGCAGCAGGAATGGTCCGACAACATCCGGTACAAAAACCAGCTCCGAGAGCAGCTGCGTAAAAACATTATCGAGTATGTGATTGGAATGAGGTTGGAGCGGGTTGTACGAAGGGTGCTAATTTCACTCTCACTGATTACTGATTACAGATCGGGCTTTTTGGACACCGGTGTGGAGCGAATAGTGGATCAGGTAGTGAACCCCAAAATAGCTACCATTTTCCAGCCAAAGGTGGAAGAGATTGTGTACAACTATCTCGGCATCGAGAAGCCCAAATCATCCGTCAACGGGAATGAGCAGACAGCGGCAAGGCCAGAATCGTTGCTGGAAGACCTGGAAGCGGTGAGCCCGGACTCGGACAAAAAGTCCGATGGAAGTCTCACACCAtctccaccaccactgccgccTCAACCACCGCCGCCGGAAGAGCCGGAGGAGCATGGGGTCGAGAATATGGACatcgacgaggaggacgatgcGCTGGACGAGTCGAAGGAGCAGGACGATTTCGAATCGCCCGCCTTCGAACCGCTCGAAATGCGATCGCCCAGCAAACCGAAGGAAGATACGAACGATTCCAACTCGTCCGTTATCAGCGGGCTAACGTCGCAGGAGTCGGTAGAGAGCGACGATAAGCCCGAACATAATCCGATGGCCGACGCCGGGTCCGCCAAGCAATCCACCAGTGTGCCTCCGAGCGAAGAGCAGGAAACGCCAACGACGAAAGATTCCGAGTTCAGCCAGGAAGTGGCGCCCACAAATGACTCGCAGCTGTCGCAGGTGTCCAGCAACAGTCAGCTGCTAACGGCGACGGCCGCATCCTCCAGCGAGGAAGCTCAACCTCCAGAGGAGAACGAACGGCTGGACATTACCGAGGAAGCGCAAATGCCAACGCTGTTCAGCAGCTCCACCGACAAGCTTTCCAGCTCGAACGAAAGCGAACAGGAGGGGAAAGAAGCGGGTAAGAAGATTACGTTCGATTTCAAGAAGGATGAGTACGATTTCGTTGGCACTGAGCGTCCGTCAGCAATGACCTTGGGTGAGGAAAGTAACG comes from the Anopheles coluzzii chromosome 2, AcolN3, whole genome shotgun sequence genome and includes:
- the LOC120950314 gene encoding uncharacterized protein LOC120950314, with the protein product MPANMDKMQQNCTESEAITEYYDPVAILLSSVNYDTENLTDVLRQCGVKYNQLSGLVEEDLRLMGMSNSKAIEEILSELSTLSNQTRLYDSVLRNEFNPNEYARTVFKNSSEHVEAIRCMIELVKLKTQTNFPQNVLLDDRFYASEFSLQAVDKIAAKLTDIQSVLNEQAECDNAPSQLSTRKLGLTILLVSSAVLLAVLYRKARALI